The DNA region CATCCGAGGCCCGAAGTCGCATCTAAGATCATCGTTCCCCAACTCGCCCGGCACATAGCCGGCCGCGATTGCAGAGAATGAATTTCCTCTGTCTCGAGGGCGTCTGCGCCCGTTGGCGGTTTCAACCTGCCGCGAGATAACCCTTTAAATACTTGACCAGCGACGTCCGGCCGGCATCGGAAACATCTTCATGAGAGGGGCTGTCCAGGTCCTGCAGGAGATAGTCCTTGAGTTCGTCATCGCTTTGGGCGACATAGATGCCCGGCCGGCCGACAAGCTGACTGACCGTGGCAAGCTGGTGATCGTTTCGATGCTCACCAAGAGCCGCCTTCCGTGGAACAAGAATGATCGGTTTGCCGAAACGCTTCGCCGTGAGGACCGTGCCGATTCCCGCGTGAGAGACGATGACAGTCGCATCGCGAAAGACCTTATCGAAGTCCGCAGGCTCGATATTCTTGATCCATTTCATGTTCTGTGGAGTATAGGTGCCCTTGCCAATCTGAGCCAGCACCGGTCTGGTCAGATCCTTGGCGAAGGTATCGACGGCCTTGACGAGGCGATCAAACGGCAGCTGCGTTCCGACGGTGACAAGGATCAAAGGACAGCTCCTGCGTAATGGGGGCCATCCGGCCGCGAGAGATGTTGCCATTGCGTGAGCCAGAGCGTTGCAATATGGCCGGCCAATTTTCCCGATAAGGAGAGTTTCTCGACATTGGCGACACTATCGATCCAGATCGTTCGCTTGCCCATGAGCCTGCCGGCCAACAGGCAGAACAGGCCTGGAGCTGCTCCCGTCGACAGGATGACATCGGGCTTCAGCTTGAAGACAATGTAGAACGCGCTGAAAAAACACTTGATTGACATAACGATCGAGTCCCGGCTGCAATCGGGCAAAACCAAGCCATTGCTGATATCGTACTTTTTTAAGAGACCGGGAATCGTGGTGGCGAAAAATACCTCGCTACCCTCGAAGGCAGCGCGCATAGCCATCATCTGTTCCCAGTGACCACCTCCGGACGAAGCGGCGAGAATTTTCCGTTTTTTTCCGTCAGTCATATTAGGTCCATCCTCGCACTATCTTATGGTTCGCGCTGCTATGGTGTCTCAGCATATTTAGAGCCCGCTGAGAATTGTTCACATTTTGCGAGCCATGCGTTGGAGAGTGTGATTTCCTATTGCAATGCATCATTTTTGAATGCAATGCAATGCAAGCGGCTCGGCCGGCATTGACTTCACGAGTGGCAGTGTATCGTCTTGTATCACCTCGAAAGGACAATCGGATGCACAACAATCCCGTACGCGCTTACCGTCCCGATATAGATGGTCTTCGTTCGGTTGCCGTCATTTCCGTTGTGCTATTTCATGCAGGTCTGAGGTCATTTTCGGGCGGATTCGTTGGTGTCGATATTTTCTTCGTCATCTCCGGGTATCTCATTACAGGACATATTTATGGCGACATTCTAAAATCGGAATTCAAATTCACAAGATTCTATGCGCGGCGGGCACGGCGCATATTGCCGGCGCTGTTTTTCGTATTGGCCGTTTCGTTTCTGATCGGTTTTCTCCTCCTGTCCCCGGGCGAGTTCAGGAAATTTTCGCATAGTGCCGTTGCCGCCATGTTAGGCTTTTCTAACGTCTATTATTGGCTTTCCAGCAACTACTTCTCGCCGGCATCCGACCAGCTGCCCATGCTGATGACCTGGAGTCTCGGCGTGGAGGAACAGTTTTATATGGTCTTTCCCTGGATCATTTTGTTCCTGAACCGCTACTTTAAACAGGCTATTCTTCCCGCGATCGCAACGCTTGTCGTACTCTCCTTCATATTTTCCGTTGCAGCGTTGAAGATCAATCCCGCTTTCACCTTTTACCTGCTTCCGACGCGCGCATGGGAACTGGGGATTGGCGGCATTCTCGCTGTTATGGAGACAAAGGGTTTGCGTCTCGACCGGGGGGGCAGCGCAGTCGTCAATGCCATTGCATTGATCGGCGCGATATTGGTTGTCCTACCGATCTGCGTCTACAACGATTCCACGCCTTTTCCCGGAGCTGCGGCGCTTTTGCCGGTTCTCGGGTCGGCGCTGCTGATTGCGACCCCAAGCTCGATCGTGGCTTTTGCGCTCGGTTCGCGGCCGTTCGTTTTTATCGGGCTTGTCTCATATTCCTGGTATCTGTGGCATTGGCCTCTTTTGAGCTTCGCCAGCGTCGCATCCGTCTGGCCATTGCCGCAATCGACGGCTTTGCTCATCGTTGGAACCTCATTTATTCTGGCGGTTCTGACGTATTATCTCGTGGAGAAACCGTTTCGGCGCCCGGGTCTTTCCAATGGCCGCACACTTTGGCGCTACGCCGCGGCCTTGGCGGTTTTCGCGTTTCCTTTCGCGCTGACCGCACTACTGGCCGGCGTTCCACAGAGATTTGGTTCACAGGTTGCCAGGATTGAACAGATCGCAGGCGGGCGTGAAGCGTGCCTCGTATCTTATGGTGCAACCTCCCCAGCTCTCGGCAGCAACTGCCAACCTGCAGGCAATACCGAGCCTGCGATAGCTTTGATCGGCGACAGCCATGCGGCTGCCCTTGCGCCCGGATTGCGAGCCATCGCGCAGGAGCGGGGTTACCAGCTTTACGTCTTTACAAAAACATCCTGCCCGCCGCTGACAAGCGCCACGCGCTATATGCCCAACCATCCGCTCCATGCTGCAGAATGCTCGGCTTATAATGCCAAAGTATTGGGTTTGCTGCGCGAAAACGACGCGATCAAGAAAGTTATCTTGGCCGGGTACTGGTCTGCTCCGATGCGTGAAGCAGAGACCGGTTCGCGCTATATCAGCCCAGGAGCCAATGGCGCAGAGCAGGCCGAAAACCAAAATGGGCCGACCCTGGAGTCGGCACTTGCATCGCAGATCGCTCAATTGCGGGCCATGAACAAGGATGTCGTCCTTCTGCAAGACGTTCCACTGTTCAACTTTAATCCTGTCCGCGCCGTGCTCCAGCGTGCCATACCCTTCAGAGCTGCGTTTGGAGGATGGCTCGACGGCGATCGTAATCTGACACCATATGATGCTCCGATGAAAGCTGTCGCGAATTTCGACGATCCGGTCAGGGATATCATCACGCGTGTCGCGGAGAAATCACCGCCTGGCGTGATCCTGGTCGATCCTTTCAGCGCGCTTTGCCCGCGAGCTCGGTGCAGTTTTTCCACCGCCGACGGCGCCCCGTTGTTCATAGACAACCAGCATCTATCGACGGTCGGCTCGGAAGTTGCCGCCAGGGCGGTCCTTCCGGCAGATGACGAGGAGAAAATGAGGACGACGTCTTTTTCCGACAAACAGTCTCGGGTGACTGGTATTGTGAGGCATATTGACATGCCGGTGCGCTGAGTTCGCCTCAGCTCCTGTGTGAACAGTGGTGACTTTCACCTCTTCACATCCCGCAACGAATGCGCCCGAGCGCCGGTGCAATCAATGCGCTGTCATCCGCGGCCTCGACGCCATGGGATCGACCAGTTGAAAGATTGGCGGCTTCCAGTGTTCCGGATGACGTGCGTCGTTTGGGACGCACGACTAAAGCGCGTCGCTTTCAATCCACGCATCGTGCTTTCCCAAAGATCGATTCCAACTTTCGGGCAAAGGCGCTACGCCGCAACAACCTTAGCTCTGAGGCTGATGGATTTGAGGTAGCGCCCAACTGGCTTTTCGATGAACATATAAATCAGAGCACCGCCACCGGCAGCAATCGCCACATCCATCGGGCGCCAGAACCAAAGATAGCGAAAATTTATGCCTGAAAGTGCGCTCAGATCACTGAACAGCGTTCGGCTCAAGGTGAAGAACAGCTGCTGAAATATGTAGACCGAAAACGACGCAGCGCCCAAAAATCTCAACCACGGTATGTTAGGTGCCCAGCCAAGCCTCTCGCTCGTCAACGCCGCGACGACGACCAGCACCGCAAGCCCACTCCATGCTAGCCTGCCCAGCAGGTACGAGCAGGCGAACAAGGTGGCGGCGAGAATTATGGATATCAACACGGACCGCAATACCGAAACACTTTGCAGCGTCAAGCCGTATGTTCGCCCTAAAATCGCACCTGCCAAGAACTCAAGGAGAAGAGAGTTGGTATAGATTTTAAAGGCTGCGCCTTGCAGCGGTGCGATCTGTCCCAATGTCACCAGCGCAACGAGGCACCCCGCCAGTGCCCAAATGCGGAGATTTTGCCGGATGAGCAGGATAAGAGAGAACACGGCATAGAAATACATCTCGTAGTTCAGGGTCCATCCCTGCAGGATCACAGGCCAAGTCTCTCCGTCCATGTTCTCGTATGGAATAAAGAGCATAGACAAGATCACCGGAACGATACTGGGTTCATATTGATGAACCGGAATTCCGATCAACACCAAAAGGCCGGCGGAAAGAATCGCGATCCAATACATTGGAACCACGCGAATAACTCTATCGAGCAGGAAGGCAGACGGGCTTTTGTCTTTCGCGTCAGTTGTGGCGATCATAACGAAGCCACTGATAACAAAGAACAAGTCAACGCCATATGCCCCGATCCAAAATATCTCGAATCGGTGATACAGCAACACTCCGATGGCTGCCAAAGCACGAAGATATTGAAGTGATAAAATCTCTTGTGGTTTCTGTTTGGTGAGCATCCCCTTGCCCCTTATTCGCGCGCGACCTCACGCGAAAGCGGGCCGCCGGCACGCCAGCATTACCCCTTGTCGTGACGGCTGTTGGTTCTTTCCTGTCGAGTGTATTTGGTATGGTTTCTCAAAAAATATTTAAAACTTCTATCCACTCTGTGTGTTCATCGACGAGCCATCGCGCTTCATTCTGCTTAGCGGAAGCGAAACAACCAGGTAAGGCCAGAGAATGACTGGCGCCAGCATCATTCCCGCTTCCATCATTGAGCCAACCACGATCAGAAGAATGATTGCAACTTCCTTGGAGTGTGTGGCGCGAAGCTCGGTTGAACGCTGGATCGTTACTAGACGGCCGCCCAAACGCTGAAGAATAAAGGCTGTCCAGGCAATCATGCCCGGAACCCCGATGTTGAGGGCAAGTTCCAAGTAGGTGTTGTGGGTGGAGCGCGCGTCGAAGGTCAGCGAGACATATTGCTCCATAATTTCCGGCTGACGGAAAACGGCAAAACCGTAACCAAAAAGAGGGCGGTCGTACACCAGCGGCATCAACTGTTCCCAGATGTTGGTCCGTCCGGAAAAGGTAAGGTCTTTTCCAAATGCGTCCGCAATCATTTGTGCAACGCCAAGATAGGCGAAGGATGCCGCCACCCCCAATATAATGCAGAAGAAGAAAACAATGAAGGAGCGCGCCAGGGAGTTTCCCACGGTTTGCATCATACGTGAGCCGGCCAATGTGGCCACGCCGATCGCCACCATAACAACCGCAGTCGAAGATTTGGAAACAACGATGAGTAGGAGAGTACACAGCAACGCCGCCCAGCGTAGAAGTTGGCTATAGCGTAATGGTCCTCTTGGTATTCCCAGCGACAGCATGGTTATGAAACTGACGGCACAAAACTGACCAAGACCGTTCTTGTGGTAGAATAGACCCTTAACCATGCCGGCATAGGATCCTCCCATCACAGCATATCTTGGCAAGGCCACGGTATACAGGATGTTGGCAAACGCCGCGAACATACCAAAGGTCGCCAGAAGCCGGAAGGTTTCAACGCTGCCGTATCGATGCCGGTAAAGCAACGGCGCTACTGTCAGTACGGCGACGGCGGCAATGCCGCGCACGGATGCGCTAAAACTGATGGAAAGCCCAAGGGAAATGATTGACAGTATAATAACGACGAAAACCAGAACCGGTATCCTACGAAAATAGGAAAGGAAACGGTTTGGTTCCAATACGAAGTAAAGGCCGATCAACGGAATGAGGCTATACAGCATCAGTTTCTGCGCAAACGGATCAACAGATGCATCTTCATTGAAGTTTGAGGGATAGCCGTACCACATCCCGGTTGTTCGCAAGAGTGTTAGGTAGAACATTCCGGTGAGAAGGACGCGGACAAGCGTTTCCTTTCTGATGCCGCGACGTGGCCGCGGCCGGACGACTGGCCGCAGGATGATTTCCTGGTCCGGAAGATAAGAATGGCCGAGACTCATCCGAGGGTACTCCTGCAAACAGTATCAGAAGGCGGCATTGGGCCTGTATTCCTGGTATGCGTGTCCGAGAATCCCGTTCACCATGCCGGCACCGCGTAGCACATGGGTGAGTGCCCGCATGCCCCAATAGGGTGAAACCAGGATCGCCGGCAGCATGACCAGCCCAAGCATCACTCTCGTGGCGCCATAGGCCGCGCGATAGAGCCGGCGCTTGAGGTTGCCGTGCAGGACTTCGCTGACGGCGAAAGTGTTGCCGAGCCGGTATTGTCGCTGCAACACCCATTTCCAAGTCATGCGGCTGGCGGGAACAATATCATAGACGAGCGCCTTGTCAGCCCAGAAAACCTGCATGCCACGGCGAATTGCCTGATTGAAGAAGAGATAGTCAGTGCCCCCGGTGAAGCGCATTTTCTCTTCGAAGCGTAGATTCCATGAGCGGATGAGGCGATAATCGAACATGACATTGTTCGAAGCCGCATAGGAAATGCGCTGACCGTCCTTGTTCTTCTTGCGCTCGAAAACCCTTGCCTTGATGAAATATTCCGGCGGATTCTCGGGATAGACCGGCTGGACCGGACCGTAGACGCAATCGGCGCGATTATTCTCCCGGGTCTCCAGCATCGCATCGAGCCAGCCGTCGACCGGCCATTCGTCATCGTCGAGAAAGCAGAAGAGGTCGGTGCCGGCTGGGGCCGAATCGAGCGCGCGATTGCGCGCAAAGGGAATGCCCTGGTTCGGTTCGACGACATAGATTAGATCGTAGGCGCCCGTTTGGCCAAAGGCCTCGACCGTGGCTCTTGCACTGCCGGCGGCATCGTTGTCGACGATCACCATCGTGAGATGATAGGGGCGAGCCGGGTGCCTGGTCTGGCGTGTCATCACATTGAGCAGCTTGGCAATTCCGTCCAGCCGCCGATAAGTCAGCACGCCGACGGCGATGTTCAACGGCGGCGCCCCTGACGGATCAGTTCCGGCGGATGAATGCGGAAAGGTGTCCTGCTGGTTCATGACTGTCCTCTCCGCAACATATTGCCCAAACGCTTGCGCGCTGCCATCAAGGCCACTTCGTTGACGGCATCATCGCCGAACGGACCGCCGGCCACCGTGTTGCGGGCTTCGCTCCTCAGTTTCAAGAGCGATGTCGTTTCGGCAATGCCTCCCGCCACCAGGCTCTTGCCGAGCGCATGCAGCCCATCATAGCGGCGCGCCAGCTCCAATCCTGTGGCGATCATGATCCGTGGGCGCAGTGTTTTTGCCCTGTTCGTGCCCGTATAGCGGTTCGAGGCGTGAATGCGCTGAAAGGTCAGCGGCGTTTCGACAATGGCTCCGCGACCGAGATAGGCGGCTGCAAACTTGATGTAATTGTCGCTGAGCACGACATCTTTCGCGACCGACATTGGCAGGATCTGGGACAGAAGATCGCGTCGGAAGCTCAAGCCGGAGGTCGGCACCGGAAGCGAGGGAAAGCCGCCCCTGCGCAGTGTGTCCCGTTTGTCGAACAGCGTCACCTGCAACTGCGCGGGAGGTAGGTCGCCTTCGTTGGTTGTCACACGGTCGAAGCACCAGTCGATCTCGTTGCGGTCATAGATCTCGGCGATGCGCGCGAGTTTGCCAGGCAGAAACGCATCATCGGCATCAAGGAGAAAGAGGATGCCGCCACTCGCGGCCGCAAAACCCGCATTGAAGCTTGAGGCCTGCCCGCCGTTTTCCTTCAATACGGATCGGATCTGCTCGCCGTAGGAAGCGAGGATCTCCCTGGAATCATCCGTGGAGCCATCGTCGACGACAATCACCTCGTAGTCGGGACAGGTCTGCGACAGGACGCTGTCGATGCATGGGCGCAGGAACTGCCCATAATTGAAATTGTTGATCAGCACCGAAAGTTTCAAATTACCGCCTCCTGGGCCAATCGATTACCGCCCCAGCGGCGCGTACCGGCGAATGCCGGCACGATAGCCACGCATGTAGTAATATTTCCAAATCGCCCAGAAACGCTTCTTTGACCGCGGCAGGAGATAGAGGAGGGCAGCACGGAAAGCCCACTGTGCGCTTTCGATCCAGGTCGGCAATGGAACGCCGCTTATCCTCACGCCCTCCGGCACCTCATCAGGAAAGAGTGCCGGCATGCCGTAGCCAAGCCGCTCGCCGCGTTTCTGCACCCAATCCTCGGTCACGCTCGATGCCGGGATCCAGTGGTGAACCACGGCTTCGGCGCAACGATAGGATTTGGCTCCGCCCGCGGCCAGGCGGATGATGATTTCAGCGTCTTCACCCATTGCGAACATCTTTCCCGGAAGAGGGCCGATATCTTCTCGATAGCGTACGCTTGTCCCCAGCAGCTCTCGCCGAACGATTGTGTTCGGGCCCCAAACCTTTGTCGGATCGCACGGTCCGCTTTGCGTTTCATCGACGATCGCGAACGTCGATCCCATGGGAATCCAGTCGATAAAGCGGTCCTTCGGCTCCTCCTCCCAATCTGGAACGATTCTGCCGCCGAAGACGCCATAGCTCGGATGGGCTGCGGCACAGTCGACGATCGCTTTCAGCCAATTTGGTTCGGCGCGGATGTCGTCGTCGGTAAGGACAACGAGATCCCCCTTCACCCGATCCAAGGCCAGATTCAGCGCGCTGGATTTTCCCGGCTTGCGCTGCTGCAGGATGGTGATCGGAAGCTTCTCGCTATACGATTTCAGAAGGTCGAACGTATCGTCCTTGCTATTATTGTCGACAGCGATCAATTCCCATCGATCATGGGGAAGCTCCTGGCTCACCAATGAATCCAGAGTATGGCGCAGCCGGCGGCTGGCGCCATTATAGGATGAAAAGAGCACGCTGGCGAAAAGATCCGACATCAGTTACCAACCCTCTTGGTGAAGTCGAAAGAGAAAAGCCTCATGATTTGACTACCTATGCCTATTGGACGGATCGTTTTGCTATGCGGGATTCGACCGCGTCCCGCCGAAGAATTCGCGCCGATAACCGCCGCCGAGAACCCTCAGCTTGCGAAAATTGCGCAACAACCGTCGCGGCTTCAGAAGTACGCCACGATTGAGAAAATACTGCCGCATCAGGCTCGGCGCGCGGCTGTGCGATCCGCCATGGGCGACCCGGTAGACTGCTCCCCGGAAAGGCAGTTTGGTCAAGGGCGCTCCGCGCTGGGCAAGAATGTCCGCAATGCGGACGTGGCTGCCCAGCATCGACTTGATCCAGTCGAGAGAGGCGTCTTCAAACCGCTGCGGCAGTTCATATAGATCGGCGCGAATGATCAGCGAGGTGCCGCAGAGATGGCTGAAGTCGTCATGGCCGAGCAGAAAATTGCCGCCGTCGTCCCAAATGTAACCGTTGTCGATCGTCCATCCGTTGGCATCCCGGTTTTCCGATACATATTGCACGATCCGGGAGCTGACGAAATCGTCGTCATCGACAATCATGAAAAAGCGGCTGTCGGCCGCGGCCAGCATGCCGCTCAGAACGCGCCGGCCTTTGTCGGCGCGGAAGGCATCGAGGAAGTCTTCCTTGCTGCCCTTTCCGAGTTCGTGCATGTCGTTCGGCGGAAACGTCACACGAACGGCGGAAAATTTTTCCGGCAGATCAGGCAGGTCGGCGCCTTCGTTG from Rhizobium sp. NLR16a includes:
- a CDS encoding glycosyltransferase, yielding MILVTVGTQLPFDRLVKAVDTFAKDLTRPVLAQIGKGTYTPQNMKWIKNIEPADFDKVFRDATVIVSHAGIGTVLTAKRFGKPIILVPRKAALGEHRNDHQLATVSQLVGRPGIYVAQSDDELKDYLLQDLDSPSHEDVSDAGRTSLVKYLKGYLAAG
- a CDS encoding glucuronosyltransferase encodes the protein MTDGKKRKILAASSGGGHWEQMMAMRAAFEGSEVFFATTIPGLLKKYDISNGLVLPDCSRDSIVMSIKCFFSAFYIVFKLKPDVILSTGAAPGLFCLLAGRLMGKRTIWIDSVANVEKLSLSGKLAGHIATLWLTQWQHLSRPDGPHYAGAVL
- a CDS encoding acyltransferase family protein, which gives rise to MHNNPVRAYRPDIDGLRSVAVISVVLFHAGLRSFSGGFVGVDIFFVISGYLITGHIYGDILKSEFKFTRFYARRARRILPALFFVLAVSFLIGFLLLSPGEFRKFSHSAVAAMLGFSNVYYWLSSNYFSPASDQLPMLMTWSLGVEEQFYMVFPWIILFLNRYFKQAILPAIATLVVLSFIFSVAALKINPAFTFYLLPTRAWELGIGGILAVMETKGLRLDRGGSAVVNAIALIGAILVVLPICVYNDSTPFPGAAALLPVLGSALLIATPSSIVAFALGSRPFVFIGLVSYSWYLWHWPLLSFASVASVWPLPQSTALLIVGTSFILAVLTYYLVEKPFRRPGLSNGRTLWRYAAALAVFAFPFALTALLAGVPQRFGSQVARIEQIAGGREACLVSYGATSPALGSNCQPAGNTEPAIALIGDSHAAALAPGLRAIAQERGYQLYVFTKTSCPPLTSATRYMPNHPLHAAECSAYNAKVLGLLRENDAIKKVILAGYWSAPMREAETGSRYISPGANGAEQAENQNGPTLESALASQIAQLRAMNKDVVLLQDVPLFNFNPVRAVLQRAIPFRAAFGGWLDGDRNLTPYDAPMKAVANFDDPVRDIITRVAEKSPPGVILVDPFSALCPRARCSFSTADGAPLFIDNQHLSTVGSEVAARAVLPADDEEKMRTTSFSDKQSRVTGIVRHIDMPVR
- a CDS encoding acyltransferase; its protein translation is MLTKQKPQEILSLQYLRALAAIGVLLYHRFEIFWIGAYGVDLFFVISGFVMIATTDAKDKSPSAFLLDRVIRVVPMYWIAILSAGLLVLIGIPVHQYEPSIVPVILSMLFIPYENMDGETWPVILQGWTLNYEMYFYAVFSLILLIRQNLRIWALAGCLVALVTLGQIAPLQGAAFKIYTNSLLLEFLAGAILGRTYGLTLQSVSVLRSVLISIILAATLFACSYLLGRLAWSGLAVLVVVAALTSERLGWAPNIPWLRFLGAASFSVYIFQQLFFTLSRTLFSDLSALSGINFRYLWFWRPMDVAIAAGGGALIYMFIEKPVGRYLKSISLRAKVVAA
- a CDS encoding O-antigen ligase family protein — protein: MSLGHSYLPDQEIILRPVVRPRPRRGIRKETLVRVLLTGMFYLTLLRTTGMWYGYPSNFNEDASVDPFAQKLMLYSLIPLIGLYFVLEPNRFLSYFRRIPVLVFVVIILSIISLGLSISFSASVRGIAAVAVLTVAPLLYRHRYGSVETFRLLATFGMFAAFANILYTVALPRYAVMGGSYAGMVKGLFYHKNGLGQFCAVSFITMLSLGIPRGPLRYSQLLRWAALLCTLLLIVVSKSSTAVVMVAIGVATLAGSRMMQTVGNSLARSFIVFFFCIILGVAASFAYLGVAQMIADAFGKDLTFSGRTNIWEQLMPLVYDRPLFGYGFAVFRQPEIMEQYVSLTFDARSTHNTYLELALNIGVPGMIAWTAFILQRLGGRLVTIQRSTELRATHSKEVAIILLIVVGSMMEAGMMLAPVILWPYLVVSLPLSRMKRDGSSMNTQSG
- a CDS encoding glycosyltransferase family A protein — translated: MNQQDTFPHSSAGTDPSGAPPLNIAVGVLTYRRLDGIAKLLNVMTRQTRHPARPYHLTMVIVDNDAAGSARATVEAFGQTGAYDLIYVVEPNQGIPFARNRALDSAPAGTDLFCFLDDDEWPVDGWLDAMLETRENNRADCVYGPVQPVYPENPPEYFIKARVFERKKNKDGQRISYAASNNVMFDYRLIRSWNLRFEEKMRFTGGTDYLFFNQAIRRGMQVFWADKALVYDIVPASRMTWKWVLQRQYRLGNTFAVSEVLHGNLKRRLYRAAYGATRVMLGLVMLPAILVSPYWGMRALTHVLRGAGMVNGILGHAYQEYRPNAAF
- a CDS encoding glycosyltransferase family 2 protein produces the protein MKLSVLINNFNYGQFLRPCIDSVLSQTCPDYEVIVVDDGSTDDSREILASYGEQIRSVLKENGGQASSFNAGFAAASGGILFLLDADDAFLPGKLARIAEIYDRNEIDWCFDRVTTNEGDLPPAQLQVTLFDKRDTLRRGGFPSLPVPTSGLSFRRDLLSQILPMSVAKDVVLSDNYIKFAAAYLGRGAIVETPLTFQRIHASNRYTGTNRAKTLRPRIMIATGLELARRYDGLHALGKSLVAGGIAETTSLLKLRSEARNTVAGGPFGDDAVNEVALMAARKRLGNMLRRGQS
- a CDS encoding glycosyltransferase family A protein, with translation MSDLFASVLFSSYNGASRRLRHTLDSLVSQELPHDRWELIAVDNNSKDDTFDLLKSYSEKLPITILQQRKPGKSSALNLALDRVKGDLVVLTDDDIRAEPNWLKAIVDCAAAHPSYGVFGGRIVPDWEEEPKDRFIDWIPMGSTFAIVDETQSGPCDPTKVWGPNTIVRRELLGTSVRYREDIGPLPGKMFAMGEDAEIIIRLAAGGAKSYRCAEAVVHHWIPASSVTEDWVQKRGERLGYGMPALFPDEVPEGVRISGVPLPTWIESAQWAFRAALLYLLPRSKKRFWAIWKYYYMRGYRAGIRRYAPLGR
- a CDS encoding galactosyl transferase — protein: MPLVTFIIPVRHQDNARDWSKLKANLSQTVASISNQTNGDWRGIIVANEGADLPDLPEKFSAVRVTFPPNDMHELGKGSKEDFLDAFRADKGRRVLSGMLAAADSRFFMIVDDDDFVSSRIVQYVSENRDANGWTIDNGYIWDDGGNFLLGHDDFSHLCGTSLIIRADLYELPQRFEDASLDWIKSMLGSHVRIADILAQRGAPLTKLPFRGAVYRVAHGGSHSRAPSLMRQYFLNRGVLLKPRRLLRNFRKLRVLGGGYRREFFGGTRSNPA